Proteins from a genomic interval of Polyangia bacterium:
- a CDS encoding S4 domain-containing protein — protein sequence MVEPTASDRVRLDKWLWAARFFKTRSAAAQAVDGGKIDVGGERAKRSRLIHVGDVVMIRRPPFEYQLVVRGLSELRGPAKVAATLYEETAASRQARETLAYQLKNAPTLQFTGGGRPTKRDRRVIERLRRGG from the coding sequence GTGGTCGAGCCGACGGCCAGCGACCGCGTGCGCCTGGACAAATGGCTGTGGGCGGCGCGCTTTTTCAAGACCCGATCGGCGGCGGCGCAGGCGGTGGACGGCGGCAAGATCGACGTCGGCGGAGAGCGGGCCAAGCGGTCGCGGCTGATTCACGTCGGCGACGTGGTGATGATTCGCCGTCCGCCCTTCGAATATCAGCTCGTGGTGCGCGGCCTCAGCGAGCTGCGCGGCCCGGCCAAGGTGGCGGCCACGCTGTACGAAGAAACAGCGGCAAGCCGGCAGGCGCGCGAGACGCTGGCCTACCAATTGAAGAACGCGCCGACGTTGCAGTTCACCGGCGGCGGACGGCCGACCAAGCGAGATCGCCGGGTGATCGAGCGCCTGCGCCGCGGCGGCTAG
- a CDS encoding phytanoyl-CoA dioxygenase family protein: MTAARETLAPIEEPVLRLTAAQLAAFVARGFLRFDSIIPHPLCAEALREIETNARPGAFASKAGDEKSRWAGRPLQQIWPDGAGIAAVVRLPVVRGIIDSLLGPGALYDHHHAHTVEAQQRWSQPWHADAIIDPRTAAFDIQLFFFFHETPREMGGTMILPGSHLRRVHESDIARYQNFLGQLPMVCPAGSLLVCHHGTWHCGQPNRTRARRHMLKLRLNPSAPQRFAWTGAERALAAAVRDALTTPEPWHGNEARLEIVNRLRLWRQLTGDQTFDADYWLTRLELPPAP, from the coding sequence GTGACCGCCGCGCGCGAGACGCTCGCCCCGATCGAGGAGCCCGTGCTCCGGCTGACCGCGGCGCAGCTGGCCGCCTTCGTGGCGCGGGGTTTTTTGCGCTTCGATTCGATCATTCCCCATCCGCTGTGCGCCGAGGCGCTGCGCGAGATCGAAACCAACGCCCGCCCCGGCGCCTTTGCATCTAAAGCCGGCGACGAAAAATCGCGCTGGGCCGGGCGACCGCTGCAGCAGATCTGGCCCGACGGGGCCGGCATCGCCGCGGTGGTGCGCCTGCCGGTGGTGCGCGGAATCATCGACAGTCTGCTCGGCCCGGGCGCTCTTTACGACCACCACCACGCCCACACGGTCGAGGCGCAGCAGCGCTGGAGCCAGCCCTGGCACGCCGACGCCATCATCGATCCGCGGACCGCCGCCTTCGACATCCAGCTGTTCTTTTTCTTCCACGAGACGCCACGCGAGATGGGCGGCACGATGATCCTGCCTGGCAGCCACCTGCGCCGCGTTCACGAATCGGACATCGCCCGCTATCAGAATTTTCTCGGGCAGCTTCCGATGGTTTGCCCGGCCGGATCGCTGCTGGTCTGTCACCACGGCACCTGGCACTGCGGGCAGCCGAACCGCACCCGGGCGCGGCGCCACATGCTGAAGCTGCGCCTCAACCCCAGCGCCCCGCAACGGTTCGCCTGGACCGGCGCCGAGCGCGCGCTGGCCGCCGCCGTGCGCGACGCGCTGACCACGCCCGAACCCTGGCACGGCAACGAAGCGCGGCTGGAGATCGTCAACCGGCTGCGCCTGTGGCGGCAACTAACCGGCGACCAGACCTTCGACGCCGATTACTGGCTGACGCGCCTGGAATTGCCGCCCGCGCCGTGA
- a CDS encoding DnaJ domain-containing protein: MRANETIDLYAVLGVAASSSAAEIRRAYRHLALRFHPDRAGPAGTARFQQIADAYRVLSDGVARAAYDARRAAAGLTAAATGKTGSGSPGDPDNAGPYRERRHVTFGGSGTGPDVIDRLSGPLDKLIASAAARRHADGSLDLLLNAAEIRRGGTAAITLPCRIPCRTCGGVAQKNRLWCTRCEYEGTIVEEVTVCVPFPPHVADGTGFRVAVDPIGEEPSLRLRIKHDRQRG, from the coding sequence GTGCGGGCGAATGAGACGATCGATCTCTACGCGGTGCTGGGCGTGGCGGCCTCGTCAAGTGCCGCCGAGATCCGGCGCGCCTATCGGCACCTGGCCCTGCGCTTTCACCCCGATCGGGCCGGCCCGGCCGGCACGGCGCGCTTTCAGCAGATCGCCGACGCCTACCGCGTGCTGTCCGACGGGGTGGCGCGCGCGGCGTACGACGCCAGGCGAGCGGCAGCCGGCCTGACGGCGGCGGCGACGGGAAAGACCGGGTCCGGCTCACCCGGCGATCCCGATAACGCCGGCCCCTACCGCGAGCGACGGCACGTCACCTTCGGCGGCAGCGGCACCGGGCCGGACGTCATCGATCGCTTGAGCGGTCCGCTGGATAAGTTGATCGCCAGCGCGGCGGCCCGCCGGCACGCCGACGGATCGCTGGATCTCTTGCTGAACGCCGCCGAGATCCGCCGCGGCGGCACCGCCGCCATCACCCTGCCCTGTCGCATTCCCTGCCGAACCTGCGGCGGCGTGGCGCAGAAGAACCGGCTGTGGTGCACGCGCTGCGAGTACGAAGGCACCATCGTCGAGGAGGTCACGGTCTGCGTGCCGTTCCCCCCGCACGTCGCCGACGGGACCGGCTTCCGCGTGGCGGTCGATCCGATCGGTGAAGAGCCGTCGCTGCGCCTGCGGATCAAACACGATCGGCAGCGCGGCTGA
- the cysK gene encoding cysteine synthase A, whose amino-acid sequence MIYPGVAATIGKTPLVELRRIGRETGVRLLAKLESRNPGGSVKDRIAAAMVDDAERAGLLRPGGTIVEATSGNTGIALAFVAATKGYRLIVTMPERMSKERLSLLRYLGAQVTLTPGTLMGEAVDRAQALRQATPGAVALDQFRNLANAEAHRQSTGPEIWADTDGAVDVFVSGVGTGGTITGVGEVLKSHKPSVKVVAVEPANAAVLSGKKPSNHLIQGIGAGFIPPLLNRAVIDEVVPISDQEAFAHARRLAREEGISAGISSGATLAAALRMAEQPHQRGQTIVFMVGDGGERYISGPLVNELLGSHP is encoded by the coding sequence ATGATCTACCCGGGCGTGGCGGCCACCATCGGGAAGACCCCGCTCGTCGAGCTGCGCCGGATCGGCCGCGAAACCGGCGTTCGCCTGCTGGCCAAGCTGGAGTCGCGCAACCCGGGCGGCAGCGTGAAGGATCGCATCGCCGCCGCCATGGTCGACGACGCCGAACGCGCCGGGCTGCTGCGACCGGGCGGCACCATCGTCGAAGCCACCAGCGGCAACACCGGCATCGCTCTGGCGTTCGTGGCGGCGACCAAAGGGTATCGGCTGATCGTCACCATGCCCGAACGCATGTCCAAAGAACGCCTGTCGTTGCTGCGCTACCTGGGCGCGCAGGTAACGCTGACGCCGGGGACGCTGATGGGCGAGGCGGTCGATCGCGCCCAGGCCTTGCGCCAGGCGACGCCGGGCGCGGTGGCCCTGGATCAGTTTCGCAACCTGGCCAACGCCGAAGCCCACCGCCAGTCGACCGGCCCGGAAATCTGGGCCGACACCGACGGCGCCGTCGACGTGTTCGTCAGCGGGGTCGGCACCGGCGGCACCATCACCGGCGTGGGCGAGGTGCTGAAAAGCCACAAACCGAGCGTGAAGGTGGTGGCGGTCGAACCGGCCAATGCTGCCGTGCTCTCCGGCAAAAAACCCAGCAACCACCTCATACAGGGCATCGGGGCGGGATTCATCCCCCCCTTGCTGAACCGCGCCGTCATCGACGAGGTGGTGCCCATCTCCGACCAGGAGGCATTCGCCCACGCCCGCCGGCTGGCCCGCGAAGAAGGAATCTCGGCCGGGATCTCGTCAGGCGCCACCCTGGCCGCCGCCCTGCGGATGGCCGAGCAGCCCCACCAACGCGGCCAAACCATCGTCTTCATGGTCGGTGACGGCGGCGAAAGGTACATCAGCGGCCCGCTGGTGAACGAATTGTTAGGATCCCATCCATGA
- a CDS encoding response regulator, with translation MSPLQTVSLHGTRALLVEDDSAIRDVLGQMLSDEGLQLSSFRNGQDALTHLKVSSPPDVILLDLMMPVMDGWQFRVEQKKDPLLAGIPVVAMSADGSAKAQAIDADAYVKKPIDFSELLGRIAAVIQGARHRRLAVANRLAALGTLAAGIAHEVNNPLTYVMANLQYLIDVLPTTLGPGSKEACDILADTLTGTRRIAKIVNQAQLVAPTQMEDANAIVDLRTALESSIFLLQGQIRHQALLSTELEGHPQVRGDRSRVEQVFTNVLLNAMQAMPDGNARDQQIQVTMRALSPGRALVEITDTGAGIPAELQERIFQPFFTTKPVGQGTGLGLSVCQGIVSALGGEITFDSQVGRGTTFRVVLPTIAPTKNAEPEKPSSPAPESRATAGSHVLVIDDEPMMLRALRYILGPAYEVTFVRGSVIAKDLLETGARFDVILCDLMLEEISGMTLLRELEETNPSMAQRMIFMTSGAYTPRSRAFIENGNHPVINKPFDRDQLISAIAACGALAPARASE, from the coding sequence ATGTCTCCGCTGCAGACCGTGTCGTTGCATGGCACGCGTGCCCTGTTGGTCGAGGATGACTCCGCCATCCGCGACGTGCTGGGACAGATGCTGTCCGACGAAGGGCTGCAGTTGTCTTCTTTCCGCAACGGTCAGGACGCCCTGACCCACCTCAAGGTGTCCAGTCCACCGGACGTCATCCTGCTGGATTTGATGATGCCGGTGATGGACGGCTGGCAGTTCCGGGTCGAGCAAAAGAAAGATCCGCTGCTGGCCGGGATACCGGTGGTGGCGATGTCCGCCGACGGCAGCGCCAAGGCTCAGGCCATTGACGCCGACGCCTACGTGAAAAAGCCGATCGACTTCAGCGAACTTTTGGGGCGGATCGCCGCGGTGATCCAGGGCGCGCGGCACCGGCGGCTGGCGGTGGCCAATCGGCTGGCCGCGCTGGGCACGCTGGCCGCCGGCATCGCCCACGAGGTGAACAATCCCCTGACTTACGTGATGGCCAACCTGCAGTACCTCATCGACGTCTTGCCGACGACCCTGGGGCCGGGCAGCAAGGAGGCCTGCGACATCCTGGCGGACACGCTGACCGGCACGCGCCGCATCGCCAAGATCGTCAACCAGGCCCAGCTGGTCGCCCCGACCCAGATGGAGGACGCCAACGCCATCGTCGATCTGCGCACGGCGCTGGAATCGTCGATCTTCTTGCTGCAAGGTCAGATTCGCCACCAGGCCCTGCTGTCCACCGAGCTGGAAGGCCACCCACAAGTGCGCGGCGATCGCAGTCGTGTCGAACAGGTCTTCACCAACGTGCTGCTGAACGCGATGCAGGCCATGCCGGACGGAAACGCCCGCGACCAGCAAATCCAGGTGACCATGCGGGCGCTGTCTCCCGGCCGCGCGCTGGTGGAGATCACCGACACCGGCGCGGGAATTCCGGCCGAGCTGCAGGAACGGATCTTTCAACCGTTCTTCACCACCAAACCCGTCGGACAAGGAACCGGCCTGGGGCTTTCGGTATGTCAGGGGATCGTGTCGGCGCTGGGCGGCGAGATCACCTTCGACAGCCAGGTGGGCCGCGGCACCACCTTTCGCGTGGTCCTGCCGACGATCGCCCCGACCAAGAACGCAGAGCCCGAAAAGCCGTCCTCGCCTGCGCCCGAATCGCGCGCCACGGCCGGCAGCCACGTCCTCGTGATCGACGACGAGCCGATGATGCTGCGCGCTCTGCGCTATATCCTGGGCCCGGCGTACGAGGTGACGTTCGTGCGCGGGTCGGTGATAGCGAAGGATCTGCTGGAGACCGGCGCGCGCTTCGACGTCATCTTGTGCGATCTGATGCTGGAAGAGATCTCCGGCATGACCCTGCTGCGTGAACTGGAAGAGACCAACCCCAGCATGGCGCAGCGGATGATCTTCATGACCAGCGGGGCGTACACCCCCCGTTCGCGCGCCTTCATCGAGAACGGCAACCACCCGGTGATCAACAAGCCGTTCGACCGCGATCAGCTGATCAGCGCCATCGCCGCTTGTGGCGCATTGGCCCCGGCGCGCGCCAGCGAGTAA
- a CDS encoding exodeoxyribonuclease III, translating into MKIATWNVNGIRARQVQLEEWIKAEQPEVICLQEIKAAPEQIPESLVSIDGYWCYWHGGKGYSGVGLHVRKDAVAERPKFFHPQFDHEHRVVAAAINGLLVVSIYVPNGGKDFAAKMKFFAALDAYVAAVHESATPLVVCGDINIAHTARDVHPRERKDSAIGQLPEERAAFDHLLGHGLIDVARALHPDADDLFTWWAPWRNLRQRNIGWRIDYILASQAVAARATKCEAYREVGTSDHGPVVATFTWP; encoded by the coding sequence GTGAAGATCGCGACCTGGAACGTGAACGGCATCCGCGCCCGGCAGGTGCAACTGGAAGAGTGGATCAAGGCCGAGCAGCCCGAAGTGATCTGCCTGCAAGAGATCAAAGCGGCGCCCGAGCAGATCCCCGAGTCGCTGGTGTCGATCGACGGGTACTGGTGCTACTGGCACGGCGGCAAGGGTTACTCCGGCGTGGGCTTGCACGTTCGCAAGGACGCCGTCGCCGAGCGCCCCAAATTTTTCCACCCGCAGTTCGACCACGAACACCGCGTGGTGGCCGCCGCCATCAACGGCCTGCTGGTGGTTTCGATCTACGTCCCCAACGGGGGCAAGGATTTCGCGGCGAAAATGAAGTTCTTCGCCGCGCTGGACGCTTACGTCGCCGCCGTACACGAAAGCGCCACGCCGCTGGTGGTGTGCGGCGACATCAACATCGCCCACACCGCGCGTGACGTGCACCCGCGCGAACGCAAGGACAGCGCCATCGGCCAGCTTCCCGAGGAGCGCGCCGCCTTCGATCATCTGCTGGGCCACGGCCTTATCGACGTGGCGCGGGCGCTGCACCCAGACGCCGACGATCTTTTCACCTGGTGGGCGCCGTGGCGGAACCTGCGCCAGCGCAACATCGGCTGGCGCATCGACTACATCCTGGCCAGCCAGGCGGTGGCCGCGCGCGCGACGAAGTGCGAGGCCTACCGTGAGGTCGGCACCAGCGACCACGGTCCAGTGGTCGCGACCTTCACTTGGCCTTAG
- the cysT gene encoding sulfate ABC transporter permease subunit CysT: MSAVDPKGGATVAKNRGALPGFGLSFGITLTYLALIVLIPLAALAWRTTALSAHELVAAVLSPRALAAYRLSFGAAAAAATVNAVFGLILAWVLVRYEFPGHGLIDAMVDLPFALPTAVAGIALTSLFAENGWLGRWLEPHGIKIAFAPAGIAVAMTFVGLPFVVRAVQPILIDIDPNMEEVAATLGASRLETVRRVMFPAVLPGLLTGFTLAFARGLGEYGSIVFISGNMPMRTEIVPLLIVTKLEQYDYAGATAIALFMLAASFALMLVINLLQGLIQRRGGRA; the protein is encoded by the coding sequence ATGTCGGCGGTCGATCCGAAAGGCGGGGCAACCGTGGCGAAAAATCGCGGCGCCCTGCCCGGCTTTGGCCTGTCGTTCGGCATCACCCTGACGTACCTGGCGCTGATCGTTCTCATCCCGCTGGCGGCGTTGGCCTGGAGGACCACCGCGCTGTCGGCGCACGAATTGGTCGCCGCCGTGCTGTCGCCGCGGGCCCTGGCGGCCTACCGGCTCAGCTTCGGCGCGGCCGCTGCGGCAGCGACGGTGAACGCCGTGTTCGGACTGATCCTGGCCTGGGTGCTGGTGCGCTATGAATTTCCAGGCCACGGCTTGATCGACGCCATGGTCGACTTGCCGTTCGCCTTGCCGACGGCGGTCGCCGGCATTGCCCTCACGTCGCTGTTCGCCGAAAACGGCTGGCTCGGTCGGTGGCTGGAGCCACACGGGATCAAGATCGCCTTCGCGCCGGCCGGGATCGCCGTGGCCATGACCTTCGTCGGGTTGCCGTTCGTGGTGCGCGCCGTGCAGCCGATCTTGATCGACATCGATCCCAACATGGAGGAGGTGGCGGCCACGCTGGGCGCCTCGCGCCTGGAGACGGTCCGGCGGGTGATGTTCCCGGCGGTCCTTCCGGGGTTGCTGACCGGATTCACGCTGGCCTTCGCCCGGGGACTGGGCGAATACGGATCGATCGTCTTCATCTCGGGCAACATGCCGATGCGTACGGAGATCGTCCCGCTGCTGATCGTCACCAAGCTCGAGCAGTATGACTATGCGGGCGCCACGGCCATCGCTCTTTTCATGCTGGCGGCGTCGTTTGCGCTGATGCTGGTGATCAACCTGCTGCAAGGACTCATCCAGCGACGCGGCGGGCGGGCCTGA
- a CDS encoding metallophosphoesterase: MRTIIIGDVHGCLDELVRLVRTCGGINDSRLALVGDLVAKGPDSLGVLQWAREAGAAAVLGNHDAHLLRLGPNGDGDDAGGAKKKRPEYERIAATLTPADWDWLRARPLTLSFPAGAAATQQLLVVHGGLVPGVALEDQERKYLLTLRSITDDGKPSSRIEGVPWASTWRGPAHVVFGHDAVRGLQEHPHATGLDTGCVYGRRLTALILPEHKLVSVPARRQYAAITGKDA, translated from the coding sequence ATGCGAACCATCATTATTGGCGACGTTCACGGCTGCCTGGACGAGCTGGTCCGGCTGGTACGAACGTGCGGCGGCATCAACGACAGCCGGCTGGCGCTGGTGGGTGATCTGGTGGCCAAGGGACCGGACTCGCTGGGCGTGTTGCAGTGGGCGCGCGAAGCCGGGGCGGCGGCGGTGCTGGGCAATCACGACGCGCATCTGTTGCGGCTGGGACCAAACGGCGACGGTGACGATGCGGGCGGCGCGAAAAAAAAACGCCCCGAGTACGAGCGCATCGCCGCCACGCTGACGCCGGCGGATTGGGACTGGCTGCGTGCGCGGCCGCTGACGCTGTCGTTCCCGGCCGGCGCCGCCGCCACCCAGCAACTGCTGGTGGTGCACGGCGGATTGGTGCCGGGGGTGGCCCTGGAAGATCAAGAGCGCAAATATCTGCTGACCTTGCGAAGCATCACCGACGACGGCAAACCGTCGAGCCGCATCGAGGGCGTGCCCTGGGCGTCGACGTGGCGGGGTCCGGCGCACGTTGTTTTCGGACACGACGCCGTCCGCGGGTTGCAGGAACACCCGCACGCCACCGGATTGGACACCGGCTGCGTCTACGGCCGCCGCCTGACCGCCCTCATCTTGCCCGAGCACAAGCTGGTGTCGGTGCCGGCCCGTCGCCAGTACGCGGCGATCACCGGGAAGGACGCCTGA
- the cysW gene encoding sulfate ABC transporter permease subunit CysW: MAGAKPLALRDPAWLRRTLIGASLFFLGLFVLLPLVSVFTEALAKGFHAYADAIADPETRSAFRLTLLTAAIAVPMNVVFGIAAAWLISKYRFPGKSALLTLIDLPFSVSPVIAGLIFVLLLGARGVLGPWLEAHDIHIIFAVPGIVLATTFVTFPFVAREVLPVMQDLGSDEEEVALTLGASGWQILWTITLPKVRWGLLYGVVLCNARAMGEFGAVSVVSGHIRGQTDTLPLHVEILYNEYNLSGAFAVASILTLLALGTLGAKKLIESRQADR; the protein is encoded by the coding sequence GTGGCGGGCGCCAAACCGCTGGCCCTGCGCGATCCGGCCTGGCTGCGCCGGACGTTGATCGGCGCCAGCCTGTTTTTTTTGGGCCTGTTCGTACTGCTGCCACTGGTGTCGGTGTTCACCGAAGCGCTGGCAAAGGGTTTTCACGCATATGCCGACGCCATCGCCGATCCCGAGACGCGGTCGGCGTTTCGCTTGACCTTGCTGACGGCGGCCATCGCCGTGCCGATGAACGTGGTCTTCGGAATCGCTGCGGCCTGGTTGATCTCGAAGTATCGCTTCCCCGGCAAAAGCGCGTTGCTGACGTTGATCGATCTGCCGTTCAGCGTGTCGCCGGTGATCGCGGGCCTCATCTTCGTGTTGTTGCTGGGCGCGCGCGGCGTGCTGGGTCCGTGGCTGGAAGCGCACGACATCCACATCATCTTTGCCGTGCCGGGGATCGTTCTGGCCACCACCTTCGTGACGTTTCCCTTCGTGGCGCGCGAGGTGCTGCCGGTGATGCAAGACCTTGGCAGCGACGAGGAAGAGGTGGCACTGACCCTGGGCGCCAGCGGCTGGCAGATCCTGTGGACGATCACGCTGCCCAAAGTGCGATGGGGCCTGCTTTACGGCGTGGTGCTGTGCAACGCCCGGGCGATGGGCGAGTTCGGCGCGGTGTCGGTGGTTTCCGGGCACATCCGCGGACAGACCGACACGCTGCCGCTGCACGTGGAGATCCTGTACAACGAATACAACCTGTCGGGCGCCTTCGCCGTGGCGTCGATCCTCACGCTGCTGGCGCTGGGAACGCTGGGCGCCAAGAAGCTGATCGAGTCGCGACAGGCGGACAGGTAG
- a CDS encoding TIGR00725 family protein, with the protein MAGRTYKVVIGVMGPAACDPATAELARAVGRGIAERGAVLLCGGRGGVMEAAAEGARGAGGLTIGVLPGEDARQSAPNAFVDVALFTGLGEARNWVNVCASDAIIAIGGGFGTLSEIALGLKARRPVILVGSWRFEVDGATPNLPRADHATQAVELAFEALEAASRAGTRGA; encoded by the coding sequence ATGGCAGGCCGCACGTACAAGGTGGTGATCGGCGTGATGGGACCGGCGGCGTGCGATCCGGCCACCGCCGAGCTGGCCCGCGCCGTCGGTCGCGGCATCGCCGAACGGGGCGCCGTGCTTCTGTGCGGCGGGCGCGGCGGCGTGATGGAGGCGGCGGCGGAAGGCGCGCGCGGCGCCGGCGGCCTGACCATCGGCGTGCTACCCGGCGAGGACGCGCGCCAGTCGGCGCCCAACGCTTTCGTCGACGTGGCGCTGTTCACCGGCCTCGGCGAAGCCCGCAACTGGGTCAACGTCTGCGCCAGCGACGCCATCATCGCCATCGGTGGCGGCTTCGGCACGCTGTCGGAGATCGCTCTCGGCTTGAAAGCCCGGCGGCCGGTGATCCTGGTCGGCTCGTGGCGGTTCGAAGTGGACGGCGCGACGCCCAACCTGCCGCGTGCCGATCACGCTACCCAGGCCGTCGAGCTGGCCTTTGAAGCACTGGAAGCCGCCTCACGCGCTGGGACGCGTGGAGCATAG
- a CDS encoding peptidylprolyl isomerase yields MANTTVLMSTSLGDFTIELFNDKMPLTAGNFAKLAKAGFYDGLHFHRVIDKFMVQFGCPFSKDPQSPRAGTGNGPDGTIQDEHPADAKISNDRGTLSMANTGRPNSGSSQFFINVVPNPYLDWFSPGPSKHPVFGKIVEGMDVVDKIAGAPRDGGDRPKTPIKMIKVTVNE; encoded by the coding sequence ATGGCAAACACGACCGTCCTGATGAGCACGTCCCTCGGCGACTTCACCATCGAGCTTTTCAACGACAAGATGCCTCTCACCGCGGGAAATTTCGCGAAATTGGCCAAGGCCGGCTTCTACGACGGCCTGCACTTTCACCGGGTGATCGACAAGTTCATGGTCCAGTTCGGGTGTCCGTTCAGCAAGGACCCGCAAAGCCCGCGCGCCGGCACCGGCAACGGCCCCGACGGCACCATCCAGGACGAGCATCCCGCCGACGCCAAGATATCGAACGATCGCGGGACGCTGTCCATGGCCAACACCGGCCGCCCGAACTCGGGCAGCTCGCAGTTCTTCATCAACGTCGTCCCCAACCCGTACCTGGATTGGTTTTCACCCGGACCGTCGAAGCACCCGGTGTTCGGCAAGATCGTGGAAGGGATGGACGTGGTCGACAAGATCGCCGGCGCTCCACGCGACGGCGGCGATCGCCCGAAGACGCCGATCAAAATGATCAAGGTGACGGTCAACGAGTAG
- a CDS encoding MFS transporter yields MSGAGGSGVPADGAAQRATNSRATTVIAAGLIVTALGWPMTLARLPFGLYLKNQLGVSPQQLALFWAGSAAVWAGKPLAGFLCDSVPLFGSRRRSYLVAGSVASGALWATMAVVPRSYGALLAVAIALNAALLMVSAAVGGFLVEEAQRRAATGRLSGLRLAIDAVVALGAGPLGGWLALRAFGWTAAVGVVVVLPLGPLAFAWAREPARSRALRATEAWRSALVALRARPVWAVLLFVFVAYLPPGFGTALFFRQQDALKMDARTMGFLQMLGGGGALVGAAIYAWLCRRFSLRALLLVGIALNVASTLAYVGYDGLRSAELITVAAALVGPLALLPYYDLAARVVPRDSESFGYALILGAQNLASIVVAEPAGAYLFGALHVSFERLVLINTVCTAAVFLFVPLLPAALLAGRDA; encoded by the coding sequence ATGTCTGGCGCGGGCGGGTCGGGCGTGCCTGCCGACGGCGCCGCCCAGCGCGCCACTAATAGCCGCGCCACCACCGTCATCGCCGCCGGCTTGATCGTGACGGCGCTCGGTTGGCCGATGACCCTGGCGCGGCTGCCGTTCGGGCTGTACCTGAAAAATCAGCTCGGCGTATCGCCGCAACAGCTGGCGCTGTTCTGGGCCGGCAGCGCAGCGGTCTGGGCGGGCAAGCCGCTGGCCGGTTTTCTCTGCGACAGCGTGCCGCTGTTCGGATCGCGGCGGCGATCATATCTGGTGGCCGGCAGCGTGGCGTCGGGCGCGCTGTGGGCGACGATGGCGGTGGTGCCGCGTTCGTATGGCGCGCTGCTAGCGGTGGCGATCGCGCTCAACGCCGCGCTGTTGATGGTCAGCGCGGCGGTGGGCGGTTTCCTGGTCGAGGAAGCGCAGCGCCGCGCCGCCACCGGGCGCCTGAGCGGTCTGCGCCTAGCCATCGACGCGGTGGTGGCGCTGGGGGCCGGACCGCTGGGCGGCTGGCTGGCGCTGCGGGCGTTCGGCTGGACGGCGGCGGTGGGGGTGGTCGTGGTGTTGCCGCTCGGGCCGCTGGCCTTCGCTTGGGCGCGCGAGCCAGCGCGTTCCCGCGCCCTGCGCGCCACTGAGGCGTGGCGATCGGCGTTGGTGGCGCTGCGCGCGCGTCCGGTGTGGGCGGTGCTGCTGTTCGTATTTGTCGCGTATCTGCCGCCCGGATTCGGGACGGCGCTTTTTTTTCGCCAGCAGGACGCGTTGAAGATGGACGCCCGCACGATGGGATTTCTGCAAATGCTGGGCGGTGGCGGGGCGCTGGTCGGCGCGGCGATCTACGCGTGGCTGTGCCGGCGGTTCTCTTTGCGCGCGCTGCTGCTGGTGGGGATTGCTCTCAACGTGGCCAGCACGCTGGCCTATGTCGGCTACGACGGGCTGCGATCCGCCGAGTTAATCACCGTCGCCGCGGCCCTGGTCGGTCCGCTGGCGTTGCTGCCGTACTACGATCTCGCTGCGCGCGTGGTCCCGCGCGACAGCGAGAGCTTCGGGTACGCCCTGATCCTGGGCGCGCAGAACCTGGCGTCGATCGTCGTCGCCGAACCGGCGGGGGCGTATCTCTTCGGCGCGCTCCACGTCTCGTTCGAACGGTTGGTGCTGATCAACACCGTTTGCACCGCCGCCGTGTTCTTGTTCGTGCCGCTGTTGCCGGCGGCGCTGCTGGCTGGTCGCGACGCTTGA